A region from the Lentisphaera profundi genome encodes:
- the gshB gene encoding glutathione synthase, translating into MRIGFIIENWEKIDPPNSSTLAIIKECLLRKHRVSILYTNDLTVRDNIVHGFVKELSYEGKFTENITSFYKKIQVERKLIALHAFDCIMMRKDPPINPIVFNFLDAIKNETIIINDLDGIRKANNKLYTTTFHDPSGSFLPETHVSGSKAYINRIIDESNHEKMIMKPLDGSGGRGVIVLEKNARTNINSLLDFYLDESKDSYVILQEFIEGAEEGDVRVIMLNGKAIGAYQRRPADGEIRANIQQGGSAHKYELTESQKRICKKIGTKLLADGLFFVGLDMIGDKILEVNVLNPGGITNINRLNKLKLHRQVVDFFEEKVDEKIEKRVELEYLLKHLSELRS; encoded by the coding sequence ATGCGAATAGGTTTTATTATTGAAAACTGGGAGAAAATCGATCCTCCAAACAGTTCTACATTGGCAATCATCAAAGAGTGTCTATTACGTAAACATAGGGTTTCGATCCTTTACACAAATGACTTAACTGTACGTGATAACATCGTCCATGGCTTTGTAAAGGAGCTAAGCTATGAGGGGAAGTTCACGGAAAACATCACAAGTTTTTACAAGAAGATTCAGGTAGAACGTAAACTTATCGCCTTACATGCTTTTGACTGTATCATGATGCGTAAAGATCCTCCAATTAATCCAATTGTCTTTAACTTCCTTGATGCTATTAAAAATGAGACTATTATCATTAATGATCTCGATGGTATTCGTAAAGCGAATAATAAACTCTATACGACGACTTTTCATGATCCTAGTGGAAGTTTTCTACCTGAGACCCATGTTTCTGGTAGTAAAGCCTATATTAATCGTATTATTGATGAATCTAATCACGAAAAAATGATAATGAAACCACTGGATGGGTCTGGTGGTCGCGGGGTAATTGTACTGGAAAAAAATGCTCGTACAAACATCAACTCTCTGCTTGATTTCTATCTTGATGAGTCGAAAGATAGTTACGTAATCCTCCAAGAATTTATTGAAGGGGCGGAAGAAGGAGATGTTCGTGTAATCATGCTGAATGGTAAAGCTATTGGAGCGTATCAACGTAGACCAGCAGATGGAGAAATCCGTGCTAACATTCAACAAGGTGGTTCCGCGCACAAATATGAATTGACAGAGAGCCAAAAGCGCATTTGTAAAAAAATAGGAACTAAACTTCTTGCAGATGGTTTATTCTTTGTAGGTCTCGATATGATTGGTGACAAAATTCTGGAAGTCAATGTTCTCAACCCTGGGGGAATCACCAATATAAATCGTTTAAATAAATTAAAACTACATCGGCAAGTAGTAGATTTTTTCGAAGAAAAAGTAGATGAAAAGA